One segment of bacterium DNA contains the following:
- a CDS encoding SDR family NAD(P)-dependent oxidoreductase — protein MMPFPPLPIALRIAALAVATVGTLEYLVLDVFIAAPFMVGALLLGLSAGVRRAPRPIAGITLLLSVFIPVGAVALYRSGEVVLGIPIFDALLFSWLFRCAWPLARGSQGAVGDRPRIVLITGASGGLGGVLGAALVKHGMTVYGTARNPDGASDTIAFPMLAMEVNDPASVQKCVEEVLRREGRIDVLINCVNQMLIGGIEEQSVEEVRALYDANVFGVLRVCQQVLPAMRSQGRGTIVNMSSLGGLLAVPYMSAYTSAKFALEAMTEALYHEVAAQGIDVVIMQPVAMKMDRPATGAHLKLVDGVTSGSPSHRMLKRMAADTAASGLTPEAVAERIYEVINLDNKPLRVPMDRARVLAWVSRLAPQPVINRLLVQLLR, from the coding sequence ATGATGCCATTTCCCCCTCTCCCGATCGCGCTGCGCATCGCAGCCCTCGCCGTCGCGACTGTCGGCACTTTGGAGTACCTGGTTCTCGATGTGTTTATCGCGGCTCCCTTCATGGTTGGCGCGCTCTTGCTCGGACTTTCCGCAGGGGTCCGTCGCGCGCCGCGGCCGATCGCGGGCATCACGCTCCTGCTGTCGGTGTTCATCCCAGTCGGGGCCGTCGCTCTCTATCGTTCCGGCGAGGTCGTCCTGGGCATTCCGATCTTCGACGCGTTGTTGTTCTCGTGGTTGTTTCGCTGTGCGTGGCCATTGGCCCGGGGTAGCCAGGGCGCGGTTGGCGATCGACCCCGCATCGTTCTGATCACGGGTGCGTCAGGGGGTCTGGGGGGCGTTCTCGGTGCTGCACTGGTCAAGCACGGCATGACCGTCTACGGCACGGCCCGCAATCCGGATGGGGCGAGCGACACGATCGCCTTTCCCATGCTCGCGATGGAAGTCAACGATCCGGCCTCGGTCCAGAAGTGCGTCGAGGAAGTTCTGCGCCGCGAAGGGCGCATCGACGTCCTGATCAACTGCGTCAACCAGATGCTGATCGGCGGAATCGAAGAGCAAAGCGTCGAAGAAGTGCGGGCTCTCTACGACGCGAACGTATTTGGCGTGCTGCGTGTCTGCCAGCAGGTTCTACCGGCGATGCGTAGTCAGGGTCGCGGGACCATCGTCAATATGAGTTCGTTAGGGGGGCTGCTGGCCGTGCCGTACATGAGTGCGTACACGTCCGCCAAGTTCGCGCTCGAAGCCATGACCGAGGCGCTCTACCACGAAGTGGCGGCCCAGGGGATCGACGTGGTGATCATGCAGCCGGTCGCCATGAAGATGGACCGTCCGGCGACGGGAGCGCATCTCAAGCTCGTCGATGGTGTGACTTCCGGCTCTCCGAGCCACAGGATGTTGAAACGCATGGCCGCCGATACGGCCGCCAGTGGTCTTACGCCAGAAGCCGTCGCGGAACGGATCTACGAGGTGATCAATCTCGACAACAAGCCGCTTCGCGTCCCGATGGATCGGGCCCGAGTCCTGGCCTGGGTTAGTCGACTGGCGCCCCAACCCGTGATCAATCGCCTCTTGGTCCAACTACTGCGCTAA
- a CDS encoding DoxX family protein: MTPSSVGFWLATSVFCVVLGVSGFANFARLDFMVQNMVAHGYPVYFMTILGFAKLAGVVALLVPGRPLLKEWAYAGFAFNLLGATATHVFSGDPIGEAARPAIVLCVGVASYLLRPTARRLPESIVVGHRQSYSSPLGS; encoded by the coding sequence ATGACCCCTTCGTCTGTCGGTTTCTGGCTCGCTACCAGTGTGTTCTGTGTGGTCCTCGGTGTGTCCGGGTTCGCGAACTTTGCCCGCCTGGATTTCATGGTCCAGAACATGGTCGCGCACGGCTATCCCGTCTACTTCATGACGATCCTCGGTTTCGCGAAGCTCGCTGGGGTCGTGGCGCTGCTCGTCCCCGGCCGGCCGCTGCTCAAGGAGTGGGCCTACGCCGGTTTCGCGTTCAACCTGCTAGGTGCCACAGCGACCCACGTTTTCTCGGGCGACCCGATCGGCGAGGCTGCTCGTCCCGCGATCGTGCTGTGCGTCGGTGTTGCCTCATACCTGCTTCGACCCACTGCACGCCGGTTGCCCGAGAGCATCGTCGTCGGCCACCGGCAGAGTTACAGCTCGCCCCTGGGGAGTTGA
- a CDS encoding sulfide/dihydroorotate dehydrogenase-like FAD/NAD-binding protein: protein MSAGSSGFEIVGREDFSDVTYLLEVLHPALARAAEPGQFVIVISTEKGERVPLTIADFDREAGTITLVVQAVGKTTREIQQRCRVGARLHSLVGPMGHPSEIKGTSKVVCVGGGLGIAPIFPQLRAFKQSGAYVIGIVGFRNRELMFWEEKFAKYCDELIVCTDDGSAGIKGLVTVGIENSLSKHSDVDRVIAIGPPIMMKACAEATRARRIETTVSLNPIMVDGTGMCGGCRVNVAGEMKFACVEGPEFDGHEVDFDDLMSRLRRFKTQEAQAMEDWSAKNDRGAELG from the coding sequence ATGTCGGCGGGGTCGTCGGGTTTCGAGATCGTGGGACGCGAGGATTTCTCCGACGTCACCTACCTGCTCGAAGTTCTCCACCCCGCACTCGCCCGGGCGGCCGAGCCGGGACAATTTGTCATCGTCATCTCCACGGAGAAGGGCGAACGCGTTCCGTTGACCATCGCGGACTTCGATCGCGAGGCGGGAACCATCACCCTCGTGGTCCAGGCGGTGGGCAAGACCACTCGAGAGATCCAGCAGCGCTGCAGAGTAGGGGCGAGGCTCCACAGTCTGGTGGGGCCGATGGGCCATCCCAGCGAGATCAAGGGCACGTCCAAGGTCGTGTGTGTGGGCGGCGGTCTCGGCATTGCCCCCATCTTTCCTCAGTTGCGAGCCTTCAAGCAGAGCGGCGCCTACGTGATCGGCATCGTCGGTTTCCGAAATCGGGAGCTGATGTTCTGGGAAGAGAAATTCGCGAAGTACTGCGACGAACTCATCGTCTGTACCGATGATGGCTCGGCGGGCATCAAGGGCCTGGTCACGGTCGGAATCGAGAACTCGCTGAGCAAACATTCCGATGTCGACCGGGTAATCGCCATCGGTCCGCCGATCATGATGAAGGCCTGCGCCGAGGCGACGCGCGCTCGGCGGATCGAGACCACGGTCAGCCTGAACCCCATCATGGTCGACGGCACGGGAATGTGCGGCGGCTGCCGTGTGAACGTGGCCGGCGAGATGAAGTTCGCCTGCGTCGAAGGTCCCGAGTTCGATGGCCATGAGGTCGACTTCGACGACCTCATGAGCCGCTTGCGGCGCTTCAAGACGCAGGAAGCCCAGGCTATGGAAGACTGGTCCGCGAAAAATGACCGAGGTGCTGAACTCGGTTAG
- a CDS encoding TetR/AcrR family transcriptional regulator, giving the protein MARRKPVPRSGEHTRERIVQAALQAFAQKGFDGASTREIVSKIGVNHGLIPYYFGTKEKLWQAAVDLAFADLGKSVQEILSDASITDARERAARMIHAHVRFIAQRPEFVRLMHDEGKRGGPRLRWIVDRYVEPLYRGVSELLEQGRASGALANDIPPLHFFYILAGATGVIFHQAEECKRLTGVDPFDPAVVEEHARAVERMVLGPPSDHGKG; this is encoded by the coding sequence ATGGCCAGGCGGAAGCCAGTGCCCAGGTCTGGGGAGCACACGCGCGAGCGCATCGTGCAGGCTGCGCTTCAGGCTTTCGCGCAGAAGGGTTTCGACGGCGCCTCGACGCGCGAGATCGTCTCGAAGATCGGCGTGAACCACGGCCTGATCCCCTACTACTTCGGGACCAAGGAAAAACTCTGGCAGGCTGCGGTCGATCTCGCCTTTGCAGATCTTGGAAAGAGCGTGCAGGAGATCCTGAGCGACGCCAGCATTACAGATGCCCGCGAACGCGCGGCCCGGATGATCCACGCCCACGTACGCTTCATCGCGCAGAGGCCCGAGTTCGTGCGCCTGATGCACGATGAAGGCAAGCGCGGCGGTCCGCGCCTGCGCTGGATCGTGGATCGCTACGTCGAGCCACTTTACCGAGGCGTTTCCGAACTACTCGAGCAGGGACGCGCCAGTGGGGCTTTGGCCAACGACATACCACCCCTCCACTTCTTCTACATCCTCGCTGGCGCGACGGGAGTGATCTTCCACCAGGCCGAGGAGTGCAAGCGACTGACCGGCGTGGACCCGTTCGACCCCGCGGTCGTCGAGGAGCACGCGCGC